The [Eubacterium] siraeum genome contains a region encoding:
- a CDS encoding MurR/RpiR family transcriptional regulator — translation MQEDLLVQIENKMSTFSKSQKLIANYIINSYEKAAYMTALKLGNAVNVSESTVVRFAIEMGFEGYPELQKSLQSLIKNRLTAVQRINITNDRIGDDGVLKNTLTQDMDRIRRTLEEIDPKAFDRAIEKICSARRIYILGAMSSSILARFLDYNFQLIFDNVHFVQAINTSGIYQQIIHMNSEDAFIAISFPRYSQSTIKATAYAKKCNANVVAITDSVTSPLAAYANELLIARSDMASFADSLVAPLSLLNAIIVAVSARNKDNIEQTFGKLEKLWEENQVYKKDV, via the coding sequence ATGCAGGAAGATCTACTTGTTCAGATTGAAAATAAAATGAGCACTTTCTCGAAAAGTCAGAAGCTCATAGCAAACTATATTATAAACAGCTATGAAAAGGCGGCTTATATGACCGCTCTGAAGCTGGGAAACGCAGTAAACGTCAGCGAATCCACGGTTGTGCGCTTTGCCATAGAAATGGGCTTTGAGGGCTATCCGGAACTTCAGAAGAGCTTACAGTCGCTGATAAAGAACCGTCTTACAGCGGTACAGCGTATCAATATCACAAATGACCGTATCGGTGACGACGGAGTGCTTAAGAACACGCTCACGCAGGATATGGACCGTATCCGCAGAACGCTTGAGGAAATCGACCCGAAGGCTTTTGACAGGGCTATAGAGAAGATATGCTCGGCAAGAAGAATATATATACTCGGCGCTATGAGCAGCAGTATTCTCGCAAGATTTCTTGATTATAACTTCCAGCTTATATTCGACAATGTGCATTTTGTGCAGGCTATCAATACAAGCGGTATCTATCAGCAGATCATACATATGAACAGCGAGGACGCATTTATAGCAATATCTTTCCCCAGATATTCGCAGAGTACGATAAAGGCTACGGCATACGCAAAGAAATGTAACGCAAACGTTGTGGCTATAACCGACAGCGTGACATCGCCGCTCGCCGCTTATGCGAACGAACTGCTTATAGCAAGGAGCGATATGGCGAGTTTTGCGGATTCGCTCGTTGCTCCGCTCAGCCTGCTCAATGCGATAATCGTTGCGGTGAGCGCAAGAAACAAGGACAACATCGAGCAGACCTTCGGCAAGCTGGAAAAGCTGTGGGAAGAAAATCAGGTATATAAAAAGGACGTATAA
- a CDS encoding ABC transporter ATP-binding protein, with product MITTTGLTRIYGKGENAVTAVNNLDIRIDDGELVAITGKSGSGKTTLLNILGGLDKATGGSVCYDDTDITKLADTALADFRLNKIGFVFQFYDLIPELTAKENILLPSKLAKKGKTDISDTVKKLGVENLLGRYPSELSGGQQQRVAIARALVNNPSVLLCDEPTGNLDVSTGNDVLSLLIDLNRNDNRTIVIVTHDNQLAEKCDRIIRISDGKITD from the coding sequence ATGATTACAACAACCGGACTTACCCGTATATACGGCAAAGGCGAAAACGCCGTGACCGCTGTAAATAACCTCGATATACGCATAGATGACGGAGAGCTTGTAGCAATAACAGGCAAGAGCGGAAGCGGAAAAACCACTCTGCTGAACATACTCGGCGGACTGGACAAGGCAACAGGCGGAAGCGTTTGCTATGACGATACCGACATAACAAAACTCGCAGATACGGCACTGGCGGATTTCAGATTGAACAAGATCGGCTTTGTGTTCCAGTTTTACGATCTGATACCGGAGCTTACCGCAAAAGAAAACATACTTCTTCCGTCAAAGCTCGCCAAAAAGGGCAAAACCGATATATCGGATACCGTAAAAAAGCTGGGTGTCGAAAACCTGCTCGGCAGATACCCGTCAGAACTTTCGGGCGGTCAGCAACAGCGTGTGGCTATCGCAAGAGCGCTTGTCAACAACCCCTCGGTTCTTCTTTGCGATGAGCCTACAGGCAACCTTGACGTTTCGACAGGAAACGATGTTCTTTCGCTTCTCATCGACCTCAACCGCAACGACAACCGCACAATAGTCATAGTAACACACGATAATCAGCTTGCCGAAAAATGCGACCGCATTATCCGCATTTCAGACGGTAAAATCACAGATTAA
- a CDS encoding helix-turn-helix transcriptional regulator, producing the protein MTYNYNRLWKLLIDKGVRKTQMRLQAGISTNILTKTGKGEPVAKESLVKIATALNCGLNDIVEITQECEVTK; encoded by the coding sequence ATGACTTACAACTATAACAGGCTGTGGAAACTGTTGATAGATAAAGGCGTTAGAAAAACGCAAATGCGCTTGCAGGCAGGTATTAGCACAAACATACTTACTAAAACAGGAAAGGGCGAACCTGTTGCAAAGGAAAGCCTTGTAAAGATTGCAACCGCCTTGAATTGCGGACTTAACGATATAGTGGAAATAACGCAAGAATGTGAGGTGACAAAATGA
- the trpS gene encoding tryptophan--tRNA ligase: MSKIILTGDRPTGRLHIGHYVGSLRRRVQLQNTGDFDEIYIMIADAQALTDNFDNPEKVRSNIGEVALDYMAAGLDPEKSTIFIQSMIPELTELTFYYMNLVTVSRLQRNPTVKAEITMRNFEASIPAGFLCYPISQTADITAFKATTVPVGEDQLPMLEQAKEIVHKFNSIYEPVLVEPEILLPENEACMRLPGTDGKAKMSKSLGNCIYLADSPADIKAKIMSMFTDPLHIQVSDPGHIEGNTVFTYLDAFCTDEHFERYLPDYKNLDELKEHYKRGGLGDMKIKKFLNNVMQEELEPIRLRREELAKNMDYVYDVLKKGTEKARQCAAQTMSEVKKAMKIDYFG; this comes from the coding sequence ATGAGCAAGATTATTTTAACGGGTGACAGACCCACAGGCAGACTTCACATAGGTCACTATGTAGGCTCGCTCAGACGCAGAGTGCAGTTACAGAACACGGGCGATTTTGACGAAATATACATCATGATCGCAGACGCACAGGCGCTGACCGACAACTTCGACAATCCCGAAAAGGTACGCAGTAACATAGGAGAGGTAGCGCTTGACTATATGGCGGCAGGACTTGACCCCGAAAAGTCAACGATATTCATTCAGTCGATGATACCTGAGCTTACCGAGCTTACATTCTACTATATGAACCTTGTTACAGTATCAAGATTACAGCGTAACCCTACCGTAAAAGCAGAAATTACGATGAGAAACTTTGAAGCAAGCATACCTGCAGGCTTCTTATGCTATCCGATAAGCCAGACCGCCGATATTACAGCCTTCAAGGCTACGACGGTACCGGTAGGCGAGGATCAGCTGCCTATGCTTGAACAGGCAAAGGAGATTGTCCACAAGTTCAACTCCATCTATGAGCCTGTGCTTGTTGAGCCGGAAATATTACTTCCCGAAAACGAGGCTTGTATGCGTCTGCCCGGCACTGACGGCAAGGCGAAGATGAGCAAGTCGCTGGGCAACTGCATTTACCTTGCGGATAGCCCCGCAGACATCAAGGCAAAGATAATGAGTATGTTTACAGATCCGCTTCATATACAGGTATCAGACCCCGGTCATATCGAGGGCAACACGGTGTTCACTTATCTTGACGCATTCTGCACAGATGAGCATTTTGAACGTTATCTGCCCGATTACAAGAATCTTGACGAGCTGAAAGAGCATTATAAGCGTGGCGGTCTTGGCGATATGAAGATAAAGAAGTTCCTTAACAATGTAATGCAGGAGGAGCTTGAGCCGATAAGACTGCGCCGTGAGGAGCTTGCGAAGAATATGGACTACGTTTACGATGTGCTGAAGAAGGGTACCGAAAAGGCACGTCAGTGTGCGGCTCAGACTATGAGCGAGGTCAAGAAGGCTATGAAGATCGATTATTTCGGTTAA
- a CDS encoding FtsX-like permease family protein, with amino-acid sequence MSCYFYILCKYWRKHLRTALSLLFSGLLLTAIITSVFLFIREEINREVETGYDSFGKYDLILSDIPDDIKNELIPSDLTFTHQTVTVSGKADFYGKEYNYGYADKACDLLHVPMKNGSMPVLENEAAVEQSLLESVGYLGKTGDSITINGKQYILTGIIDKAYSERPLCEKAEYTDDDEIPPDPLPLIYVGRPSDAATTGYTIDLYGGGGITVKNKESGELSIFGISDREFVTLIEEKYSSQNGDDAYLHFYANNHEENITDEQHLINRNTLWLIIMSSICALIAVLSFICVLNIVFRERENTGRLLHNIGFSKSKSAIMYATEAVMLFIAQTVFGIALGILFYSVSYSVRTGIMGMSGYSAFTTDPIVLGATADPLIIAVIFSAITITLGYLVFIPITLSSKKQKKKRLLHCSDSAEGMLSRSLGNKGITLIQTVALSLIVFGTVLGYMRYTRDGKVVMNWLLFDFPPTYTIGSLDSLDMEEDGIADYLSCPPITATSLGQDEAHNLKIANYGYTYGLSDNDTEKFTDALSFGYIENTFAVCDSETSAYKNSPETTLQTDDDTIASVSELSDKEYKSFFGSDGIGGKFCYNIPIRLADKKTLNALSSYISGGLPDISALNSGEKVIMVQESGRNTYKVGDSIRIMGVTANDSNYGIGKVADHTFTVGATLTLNNLSDKTLRCLLDFGFQEKENSGCFLLTTAAGAASSGFSGAVYNNVYSSTDIDGGLVPPAACMTRTNLGEMKRQEAIDKFNRMSGTLATVLIMSLLGFAAYFSCIGLKIRMKSYEISVLRALGTPLSRIRRKLFISNLRIPVIATAFAGLAAYGVQLFTSRMYDKVDNMKEQLESGIADFDESAASDIINNCFLNDEFWMVPLIKPLVIIFIAISVITVILTVLSTKKFTSEISVQLNEERKRQ; translated from the coding sequence ATGTCCTGTTATTTTTATATTCTCTGCAAATACTGGAGAAAACATTTGCGTACCGCTCTGTCACTGCTGTTTTCCGGATTACTGCTCACCGCAATAATCACATCGGTTTTTCTTTTCATTCGTGAAGAGATAAACCGTGAGGTCGAAACGGGATATGACTCCTTCGGAAAATATGATCTTATTCTGAGCGACATTCCCGATGATATAAAAAACGAGCTGATCCCTTCCGACCTGACCTTCACACACCAGACCGTGACCGTATCGGGAAAAGCCGATTTCTACGGCAAGGAATATAACTACGGCTATGCGGATAAGGCTTGCGATTTGCTTCACGTTCCGATGAAAAACGGTTCGATGCCTGTTCTTGAAAATGAAGCCGCTGTCGAGCAGTCGCTTCTTGAAAGTGTAGGTTATCTCGGAAAAACCGGCGACAGCATAACAATAAACGGCAAGCAGTATATTCTTACGGGCATTATCGACAAGGCGTACTCCGAAAGACCGCTGTGCGAAAAAGCCGAATATACCGATGACGATGAGATACCTCCCGATCCCCTTCCTCTTATATATGTCGGAAGACCGTCAGATGCTGCGACAACAGGCTACACTATCGACCTGTACGGAGGCGGCGGCATTACAGTCAAAAATAAGGAAAGCGGCGAGCTCAGCATTTTCGGGATTTCCGACCGTGAGTTTGTTACCTTAATTGAAGAAAAATATTCATCGCAAAACGGCGATGACGCATATTTACATTTCTACGCAAACAACCACGAAGAAAATATCACGGATGAACAGCATCTTATCAACAGAAATACGCTATGGCTTATTATTATGTCATCCATTTGTGCGTTGATTGCCGTATTATCTTTTATCTGCGTGCTTAATATAGTTTTCAGGGAAAGAGAAAACACAGGCCGTCTTTTGCACAATATAGGCTTTTCAAAAAGCAAAAGCGCTATTATGTACGCAACCGAAGCGGTTATGCTTTTTATCGCTCAGACCGTGTTCGGAATAGCTCTCGGCATACTGTTCTATTCCGTTTCCTACTCCGTGCGTACAGGAATTATGGGTATGAGCGGATACAGCGCCTTTACGACCGACCCTATCGTTCTCGGTGCGACCGCCGACCCCCTTATTATCGCCGTTATATTCTCTGCAATAACCATCACACTCGGATACCTTGTGTTTATACCGATCACTCTTTCGTCAAAAAAGCAAAAGAAAAAAAGATTGCTCCACTGTTCAGATTCGGCGGAAGGGATGCTTTCACGTTCGCTCGGCAATAAGGGCATAACGCTTATACAGACCGTCGCACTGTCACTGATAGTATTCGGTACCGTTCTCGGTTATATGCGATACACCCGTGACGGAAAGGTAGTAATGAACTGGCTTTTGTTTGACTTTCCGCCGACCTATACTATCGGTTCGCTTGATTCACTCGATATGGAGGAGGACGGCATAGCCGATTATTTATCCTGCCCTCCGATAACGGCGACCTCTCTCGGACAGGATGAAGCACACAACCTTAAAATAGCAAATTACGGCTACACCTACGGTCTGTCTGACAACGACACGGAAAAATTCACCGATGCCCTGTCTTTCGGATATATCGAAAACACCTTTGCTGTGTGCGACAGCGAAACCTCCGCCTATAAAAACAGCCCCGAAACGACGCTTCAGACAGACGATGACACGATAGCCTCCGTTTCAGAGCTTTCCGACAAAGAATATAAGAGCTTTTTCGGCTCAGACGGTATCGGCGGCAAATTCTGCTATAATATTCCGATAAGACTTGCCGATAAAAAGACGCTGAATGCGCTTTCCTCATATATTTCCGGCGGTCTGCCCGACATTTCCGCACTTAACAGCGGAGAAAAGGTCATTATGGTGCAGGAAAGCGGCCGTAACACCTATAAGGTCGGTGACAGCATTCGGATTATGGGCGTTACCGCAAACGACAGTAATTACGGCATAGGCAAGGTAGCAGACCATACCTTCACTGTCGGCGCTACGCTAACGCTGAACAATTTGTCGGATAAAACGCTCCGTTGCCTTTTAGATTTCGGCTTTCAGGAAAAAGAAAACAGCGGATGTTTCCTGCTGACCACTGCCGCAGGTGCGGCTTCTTCGGGCTTCTCAGGAGCGGTATACAACAACGTCTATTCATCGACCGATATTGACGGCGGTCTTGTTCCGCCGGCGGCATGTATGACCCGTACCAATTTAGGCGAGATGAAAAGGCAGGAAGCCATAGACAAATTCAACAGAATGTCGGGTACTCTCGCCACCGTTCTTATAATGTCGCTTCTCGGCTTTGCGGCTTATTTCAGCTGTATCGGACTTAAAATAAGAATGAAGTCTTACGAAATATCCGTGCTTCGTGCCTTAGGAACACCGCTTTCACGGATACGGCGAAAGCTGTTTATCTCAAACCTCAGAATACCGGTCATAGCGACCGCCTTTGCAGGTCTTGCCGCTTACGGAGTACAGCTCTTTACAAGCAGGATGTACGACAAGGTCGATAATATGAAAGAACAGCTTGAAAGCGGTATAGCCGATTTTGACGAATCGGCGGCTTCGGATATTATAAACAACTGTTTTCTGAATGATGAATTCTGGATGGTTCCCCTTATAAAACCGCTTGTTATAATTTTTATCGCCATCTCGGTAATAACCGTTATACTCACTGTGCTTTCAACAAAAAAATTCACATCTGAAATTTCTGTTCAACTGAACGAGGAAAGGAAAAGGCAATGA
- a CDS encoding NAD(P)/FAD-dependent oxidoreductase translates to MNYDLAIIGGGAAGMAAAVFASENGVRTVVIEHNRQLGKKLAITGKGRCNVTNNSDNDNIMKNIPTGSRFLYSALAGFSAYDTMNFFEGLGVPLKTERGNRVFPVSDSAKDIVEALKKRMGTLGVKVITAHAKGVITEDGRVKGVRLGESEVYANSVIIATGGASYSGTGSDGSGYEIARALGHTIVEPKPMLVPICVKESCCCDMSGLSLKNITLSLIDTAKNKPVYREQGEMLFTHFGVSGPLVLSASAYVKKSTYRLEIDLKPALDDKKLDARLLRDFSEQHTKQISTVMRGLLPQAVVEPVLDKAGVAIDTKISEITKMQRAAIVNALKHFDLTVTGLRPIEEAIITDGGVSLKEIDPKTMGSKLIDGLYFAGEIIDCAAYTGGYNLQIAFSTAHSAAAAVSRLRFRLRL, encoded by the coding sequence ATGAACTACGACTTAGCAATAATCGGCGGAGGTGCGGCAGGTATGGCTGCCGCCGTTTTTGCCTCTGAGAACGGTGTGCGCACCGTTGTGATTGAGCATAACAGACAGCTCGGAAAAAAGCTCGCCATAACGGGCAAGGGCAGGTGCAACGTCACAAACAACAGTGACAACGACAATATAATGAAGAACATACCCACAGGAAGCCGCTTTCTATACAGCGCTCTTGCGGGTTTTTCGGCGTATGATACAATGAATTTCTTCGAGGGGCTTGGAGTGCCTCTTAAAACGGAGAGGGGAAACCGTGTTTTCCCTGTTTCAGACAGTGCAAAGGATATAGTTGAGGCACTGAAAAAACGCATGGGTACGCTTGGCGTTAAGGTTATCACAGCGCACGCAAAAGGCGTTATAACCGAGGACGGCAGGGTAAAAGGAGTAAGGCTCGGTGAGAGCGAGGTTTATGCAAACAGCGTCATAATAGCGACCGGCGGAGCGTCCTACAGCGGTACAGGCTCTGACGGCAGCGGATATGAGATAGCACGGGCGCTCGGTCATACGATAGTAGAACCAAAGCCTATGCTTGTGCCGATATGCGTAAAGGAAAGCTGCTGCTGTGATATGTCGGGGCTCAGCCTTAAAAATATAACGCTGTCGCTTATTGATACGGCAAAGAACAAGCCTGTGTACAGGGAGCAGGGAGAAATGCTGTTCACGCACTTCGGGGTCAGCGGTCCGCTGGTGCTTTCCGCATCGGCTTATGTCAAGAAAAGCACTTACAGGCTTGAGATAGATCTGAAGCCTGCGCTTGACGATAAAAAGCTGGACGCAAGACTGCTCCGTGACTTCAGCGAACAGCACACAAAGCAGATTTCTACCGTTATGAGAGGGCTGTTGCCGCAGGCTGTGGTAGAGCCTGTGCTTGACAAGGCGGGAGTTGCGATCGATACCAAAATAAGTGAGATCACTAAGATGCAGAGAGCGGCGATTGTAAATGCGCTGAAGCACTTTGATCTTACGGTGACGGGACTAAGGCCGATAGAAGAAGCGATAATCACAGACGGAGGAGTATCGCTCAAGGAAATAGACCCGAAAACGATGGGCTCGAAGCTGATTGACGGGTTATATTTTGCAGGGGAGATAATCGACTGTGCGGCTTATACGGGCGGATATAATTTACAGATAGCGTTCTCAACGGCGCATAGTGCGGCTGCGGCTGTGAGCCGCCTCAGATTCCGCCTGCGGCTGTGA
- a CDS encoding potassium transporter Trk, with protein sequence MPKLKKKTRQMQPSRMLVLGFSIIILTGATLLFLPISSKSGQFSSFIDCLFTATSATCVTGITVLDTFNYFNGFGQGVILALIQVGGLGFLTLVTFINLILGKKLGWSTVKIAASDLTDNALETTPKRLFYEIVLYSFAIEFVGAVILSFVFVPDFGALGIFEAIFLSVSAFCNAGFDLLTATPGAVGLSEYTNNPLVMITLIVLITTGGLGFIVWRNIRHYNKTKRLLLHTKLVLIMAAVMLFVGAAIIFIVEFGNQDTLGQMPVGEKILTSIFLSASSRTAGFPCFDMNDLMPFTKIIITILMFIGAAPASTAGGIKITTVALVVCTVISVLKGREDTYLMGHRIKRDAIYKTFTVIVLSLTLIAVSFTGILMCCEGMSLQKTIFEVVSAFSTTGFSVGASAEMNVPAKLIMVFTMLAGRIGPVTLMTSLIIRKNHNSDKNRILPEGNILVG encoded by the coding sequence ATGCCTAAACTCAAAAAGAAAACCCGACAAATGCAACCGTCAAGGATGCTCGTACTGGGCTTTTCCATCATAATACTGACAGGTGCAACACTTCTTTTCCTGCCCATATCTTCAAAAAGCGGTCAGTTCAGCAGCTTCATAGACTGCCTGTTCACCGCCACAAGCGCAACCTGCGTTACCGGAATAACTGTTTTGGATACCTTCAATTATTTCAACGGCTTCGGTCAGGGTGTCATACTCGCTCTTATACAGGTCGGCGGTCTCGGCTTTCTGACCTTGGTAACGTTCATCAACCTTATACTCGGCAAAAAGCTGGGCTGGTCAACCGTAAAGATTGCCGCAAGCGACCTTACCGACAACGCCCTCGAAACCACACCGAAAAGACTTTTCTATGAAATAGTCCTTTACTCGTTCGCTATAGAATTTGTCGGCGCTGTCATACTTTCGTTTGTCTTTGTTCCCGACTTCGGCGCACTCGGAATTTTTGAAGCAATATTCCTGTCAGTTTCCGCTTTCTGCAACGCAGGCTTTGACCTGCTCACAGCAACACCCGGAGCTGTGGGACTCAGCGAATATACAAATAACCCTTTAGTTATGATAACTCTCATTGTGCTTATAACGACCGGCGGTCTGGGCTTTATCGTATGGCGAAACATAAGACATTATAACAAAACAAAACGTCTGCTTCTCCATACAAAGTTGGTTCTTATAATGGCCGCAGTTATGCTGTTTGTCGGCGCCGCTATAATATTTATAGTAGAATTCGGAAATCAGGACACGCTCGGACAGATGCCCGTAGGAGAAAAAATTCTCACATCTATATTCTTAAGTGCAAGCTCCCGTACCGCAGGCTTCCCCTGCTTTGATATGAACGATCTTATGCCCTTTACAAAAATAATTATCACAATCCTTATGTTCATCGGTGCCGCTCCTGCATCCACAGCAGGCGGTATCAAGATAACGACCGTTGCACTTGTCGTTTGTACGGTAATTTCCGTGCTGAAGGGCAGAGAGGATACCTATCTTATGGGTCACAGGATAAAGCGTGACGCTATATATAAAACATTCACCGTTATCGTTCTGTCGCTGACTCTTATAGCCGTTTCATTCACAGGCATACTTATGTGCTGTGAAGGTATGTCGCTTCAGAAAACAATATTCGAGGTAGTTTCCGCATTCTCTACTACAGGCTTCTCTGTAGGTGCGTCCGCAGAGATGAATGTCCCCGCAAAGCTGATAATGGTATTCACCATGCTTGCAGGAAGGATCGGTCCCGTAACGCTTATGACCTCTCTTATAATAAGAAAAAATCACAACTCGGACAAGAACAGGATTCTCCCCGAGGGAAATATACTGGTAGGCTGA
- a CDS encoding NUDIX domain-containing protein — protein MTAKIIVKCIIYNRALNRFLLVQRCENDHTGANTWENAGGNIEDGETPEDAVFREVKEETGITDIEIKKRSLMSAF, from the coding sequence ATGACAGCAAAGATCATCGTGAAATGTATCATTTACAACAGGGCGCTAAATAGATTTCTCTTAGTTCAGAGATGCGAAAATGACCACACGGGTGCAAACACCTGGGAGAACGCAGGCGGCAACATTGAGGACGGCGAAACGCCCGAAGATGCTGTGTTCAGAGAGGTCAAAGAGGAAACAGGCATCACGGATATTGAGATAAAAAAGAGATCGCTTATGTCAGCATTTTAG
- a CDS encoding asparaginase, whose product MRKRILWIQTGGTFSCAGTKCGLAPQSSEEQAGKILALMPRVCEKYDIVPMTLMNIDSSDMTISDQKRIADTVNDSIGKYDGIVITHGTDTMAYTAAALSVMTENPPVPVVLTGSQRPFFESGSDAPANFEDALAVAGSGTVCRVCVVFGGKIMDGRDCTKIDTVSDNAFTCVKGDIGTVKSGRVKITCNEPCVGKYRYDCSLCKADGKVAVLDMHPSFNPDIIKMLYEGGIRGFVIRCYGAGGIPERVRAALGRVIAVGAKAIAVTQCLYGGVDLDIYAVGTDARKAGISDGGYMTTEYAVAWMMREVGRE is encoded by the coding sequence ATGAGAAAAAGGATATTATGGATACAAACGGGCGGAACATTTTCGTGCGCAGGCACAAAATGCGGACTTGCGCCGCAGTCCAGCGAAGAGCAGGCAGGAAAAATACTGGCGCTTATGCCGCGGGTTTGCGAAAAATATGATATTGTGCCGATGACGCTGATGAACATAGACAGCAGTGATATGACGATATCCGACCAGAAGCGCATTGCAGATACGGTCAATGATAGCATCGGGAAATATGACGGAATAGTTATAACGCACGGAACGGACACTATGGCATATACCGCCGCCGCTTTATCGGTCATGACGGAAAATCCGCCCGTGCCGGTCGTGCTTACCGGCTCGCAGCGTCCGTTCTTTGAAAGCGGCAGTGACGCACCGGCGAACTTTGAGGATGCTCTGGCTGTGGCAGGAAGCGGTACGGTGTGCCGTGTCTGCGTTGTTTTCGGCGGAAAAATTATGGACGGAAGAGATTGTACCAAGATTGATACCGTATCAGATAACGCTTTCACCTGTGTTAAGGGGGATATTGGCACTGTAAAAAGCGGCAGGGTGAAAATCACCTGCAATGAGCCTTGCGTCGGTAAATACAGGTATGACTGCTCTTTATGCAAGGCGGACGGTAAAGTCGCCGTTCTTGATATGCATCCGTCATTCAACCCGGATATTATAAAAATGCTGTATGAGGGCGGTATCAGGGGTTTTGTCATACGTTGCTACGGAGCAGGAGGAATACCCGAAAGAGTGAGGGCGGCGCTCGGCAGAGTAATAGCCGTGGGAGCAAAAGCGATTGCGGTTACTCAGTGCCTTTACGGAGGGGTTGACCTTGATATTTACGCTGTGGGCACAGACGCAAGAAAGGCGGGTATATCGGACGGAGGGTATATGACGACCGAGTATGCCGTGGCGTGGATGATGAGGGAGGTGGGGAGAGAATGA